The sequence CACGGCGATGGTCGTGACGGATGGTACGGGTGAAGCGCGGAAAATCTTTACATCGACAGGTTCGTTCACATTCCCGGTCGGCGACATAACTGGAACCACCGAGTACTCGCCGTGCACTGTCAATCTCGTGTCTGGAACTCCCGATGTCGGCGCGTATGTCGCGGTACGGGTCCTCAACCAGAAACACCCGAACTTGAGCGGTATGGCCGCGGATTATATCAACCGCTACTGGAACGTCTCCACGAACGGTATTACAAGCGCAACGGTGTCCGGCAGTTTCACCTACACCGACGGCGACATCAACGGCAACGAAGCGGATTATACACTTGGTCTGTGGGCGGGTTCCGTATGGAGCAATGCCGGAATGAACACTGCGGCGAGCAATACCTTGACGGTTGCCGGAGCGATTTCACTGCTCGGTGATCTGACCGCGGCGAACGATCAGAATCTGCCTGTGGAGCTTACGATGTTTCATGCCACCCGTGTCAATCGTGCGGTGAAACTCGTGTGGAAAACGGCGACTGAAGCGAACAACATGGGCTTCGAAGTACAGCGCAGTAACGACGGCCGTTTCTTCGAGACACTCGGCTTTATCGATGGTCACGGTACCGTGAACGCTCCCCAATCCTACTCGTTCACCGATTCGCGTCCCAACCTGAACGCGACGCAGTATTACCGTCTCAAGCAGATCGACCGCGACGGAGCCAGCCAGCTTTCAGAGGTTGTGGAAGTCGCATCGCAGGCGGGCAAGTCGGTCGCTCTCGAGAATTGGCCGAATCCTGTCAGCGGCAGCTCCGCCATCCGTTTCACTCTCGCCGAGGCCGGTCCTGTCACTCTCATCATCACCAACGCACTCGGTCAGGAAATCGCGCGACTCGTGGACGGCGCCCATCTCGGAGCTGGGACACATGTCGCATCGTTCGACGCGCGGGATCTGCGCAGCGGAAATTACTTCTGCGCGATTCAGACGGCGCAGGGTTCCGAAGTCCTCACGATCTCCGTCGCACGCTAAAACAACTACCTCGCAACACCGGGCGACGTTCGCACAGACGCGGACGTCGCCCTCTCCTTTATCCGCGGATCGATAAAACAACGGCGGCTTGACGGCCGCCGTTGTGCGTTTCATGTTCCGGTGATCGATCAGGCCACCGCGCCCTTGGCGATGTTCTCGAGCGTTGCAACCACGAGTTTCCAGAATTTATCGACAGTCGCGATTTCGAGACGCTCATCCGGCGAATGCGCGCCTTGTATCGTCGGACCAAACGAGATCATATCGAGTTTCGGATAGACTTCTCCGATAAGTCCGCATTCCAGGCCCGCGTGGATGGCCTTGATTTCGGGTTCATGTCCGAAGAGCTGCGCGTGCGCCGCTTTCACGGTCTTCAGCGCCAGCGACTGCATGTTCGGTTTCCAGCCCGGATAGCCGTCGCCGAGAACGACGCGGAGGTTTGCCAGGCGGAAAACGGCCGTGACCATGTCGACAGCGTCGAACTTTTCGCTTTCCACCGAGCTGCGCTGGCTGGTTCCGATGACGAGCTCCTCGTTTTCCATGACAACTGTTGCGAGGTTTGTCGACGTCTCGACAAGGCCGGGAATATCCGCGCTCATCTTGAGCACGCCATGCGGCAGCGCGAAGATGGTGTCGAGGAAGGTCTTCTGCTGGGACGCGGCGATAACGCGACCGTTTCCGTTGGTGGTTTTTGCCGTCACACTCAGGCCGGGCTCGACAGTGCCGATCTCGTTGAGGAACAGCGTCGTCAATTCGGCCGCCTTTGCGGGTGCGTCTGCAGCGGCCGCCGCGGGGAGATACACGACACACTCCGCCTCGCGCGGAATCGCGTTGCGTTTGCTGCCGCCCGAGATGGTGGAAAGCCGCAGATCGGCGTCCTTGCCGAGCGTGGCCAGTGTGCGTCCCAGGAATTTGATGGCATTGCCGCGTCCGGTGTGGATGTCGAGTCCGGAGTGCCCGCCCTTGAGTCCGCTGACCATGATTTCAACAGCAGCGTACCCCGCGGGTGCGTTTTCCATCGTCAGTGCAAGCACGCCCGCGCTGTCCATCCCGCCCGAGCAGCCGACATAGAGCGCGCCATCTTCTTCGGAATCGAGATTCAACATTACATCGGACTTCACAAAGCCGGGCTTTAATCCTTTGGCGCCTGTCAGACCGGTTTCTTCATCGACAGTGAAGAGGAATTCCATCGGTCCGTGGACCAGATCCTTCGACTCGAGCACGGCCAGACCGGCGGCAACACCGATGCCATTGTCCGCGCCGAGTGTGGTACCGTCGGCGGTGACCCAGTCGCCGTCCACGTAGGCCTTGATCGGATCGTTGTCGAAGTCGTGTTCGGTGCCCTTGTTCTTTTCGCAAACCATGTCGACGTGACCCTGGATCAGGACGGTAGGCGCGTTCTCGTAACCCGGAGTCGCGGGCTTGCGCACGAGCAGATTCCCCGTCTCGTCCTGCTCCCATGCATAGCCGAGATCCTCAATCAGTTTTTTCAGATAGGCGAGTATTTTTTCTTCCTTTTTGGAAGGATGCGGCACCGTGGTGAGGCCATGGAAATGTTTCCAGATCAGAGCGGGTTGGAGATCGAGAAGTGTGGGCATGGTTTCTTTGTGCTGTAAGTGAGGAACTGGTAGGCGGCAACAGAGGGGCGAACCCCGGCGTGTCGAGGAAAATTTCTCGTGCCATCAATGCCCAAGGAGCGTCGTGAGTGCAATTCGCAGGAATCACGGTACGTCATTGTGGCCGGGATGAACAACAAGATAGTTTTGGGTCTGTTGAGAGCAAAACGAATGCGCGTCAGGTCGAATCGATGTTCCTTGCCCGTTCGGTATGGAATAGGCATTTTGTACTCTCATCTCACGATCAGGGTTTCACAGTGACACGAACAGCATACACGTTTCTCATTGCGGTGATGGTCTTCACGTTGGTTCGCCCGACGCATGTTCATGCGCAGGATACGCGCGAAAACGCCGACTTCAAGCTCGCCTTGGGGCTGTACAACGACAAGCTCTACGCCCAGGCCGAGGACCAGTTGAAGGCCTTCGTCGAAAAATACCCGTCGACCACACTCGGCGCCGAGGCGCGATTCACGCTGGGCAACGTGCAGCTCAAGCTCAAGAAATGGGGTGACGCACGCGCGACCTTTCAGGACTTCCCGATACGCTTCCCCGAGCACTCGAAGGCGCCAGACGCGCTGTGGAATCTCGGCGACGTATTCGCCATCGAACGGCGCTGGGCCGATGCCGGCTCGGCGTATGCGCGGCTGAAGACATTTTATCCCAAGAACCGCCGCGCGGCCGAGGCGTTGATGCAGGCCAGCCGCATGTTCACGAAGGCCGGGGATGTGGAGAACGCGCGGCTTGTTCTCAACGCCATCATCCTGGAATACCCGCAGTCGGATCTCGTGATGGAAGCGAATTACGCGATCGGGCTGCTCTCGATTCATGCGGGCGAGGGTGAACGAGCCATACAGGAACTGACACGTGTGCAGAACCAGGCCGCGCAGCCCGCGATGAAGGCGCGCGCAACCGTGGCCATTGGCAGGGCATACGCGCAGTTGGGAAACGCGACGGAGGCCGAGCTGCGCTTCCGCGATGTGATGACAAACGCGTCCAAGACCGAGGCCGCCTTCGAAGCCGCGCTGCGCCTGTCCGATCTTCAGCGCGACCAGCGTCGGCACACCGATGCAGCAAACGGATACGATGCCATCGCGTCGAACAGCGCAGCACCCGCCGAAATCCGCGCGCTCGCCTCGCAGGGAGCGGCCGAGAATGCATACGCGTCCGGCGACTTCGCCACCGCGGCGCGCCTGTATGGTGCGCTCGTGGCCGCTGTTCCCGAGGACGGGCTGGCCGATCCACAGCTCCTGTCGCGCGCAGCCGCCGCCGCACGGAAGGCCGGCGATCACGCCACCGCGGGTCGCCTTCTCGAGCAACTCATGGCCGACACCTTGTCGGGCATGGACCGCCGGCTTCTGCTTGTGGATCTGGCTGCGAACGCGCGGGAAGGCGGGAATCCCGCCCGCGCGGTGTATTACTATCAGACCTATCTCGACCGCCATGGCGACGACCCCGGCGCGCCGCTTGCCACCCTGCTGCTCGCGGGCGTCTATGAAAGCGCATACAAAAATCCCGCGCGCGCCGCCGAAACCTACCTGGCCCTCCTTCATCGGTACGGCGCAAGCGCAGTGGCCGACCGCGCGCAACTTGGATATGGACGTTCGCTCGAGGCGCTCGGCAAATTCGACGATGCCGCTGAAGTGTATGCCGCTCTCCCCGCGCAGTTTCCCGGATCAGCCGTTGTCGAGGAGGCGCGGCTGCGTGCGCGGGACATCGCGCGTTTCCGCCCGGGCAGCAATGCCCAGGCACTGCCCTCACTCGTCGCCGCGCTCGCGGCGCTCCGCGACAATCCCTCGGGCGCGTCGGTCGATGTGGCACTCGGACGCCTGTACCTCGAACAACTCAAGGACTTCGACGCCGCGGAGCGCGCATTTGCGGCCGCCGCTGCCAAAGCCAGCGGTGCGGATGCGGACTGGGCCGCCTACGGCCGCGCCCTCGCCGCTCTGCGGCGCGCGCAGAAAAACCAGACGCCACGAGCTGATGCGGAACGACAGCTTGCGGACTTCGTCCGCGACCGCCAGTCCTCTCCTCTCCGTGATGCCGCGGCCCTTGAGCTGTACACCTCACGCAGCGAGGGTGCGGGTTCCGTGCTCGTCCTCGAAGCCGCGGCGGCATTCCTCGCCGCGAATCCCGGCATCCGCGCGAACGAGGTGAAACTCGACTACGCGATCGCTCTTCAGAGGTCCGGCCGTGACGCCGATGCCGAGAAGGAGTGTACGGCACTAATATCGGCTGCCGGCGACGATCCCTCGGGACAGGGCGCGCTGTACGCGCGTGGTCTTGCGCGCGCCGCGCAGAAAAAGTTTCCCGAAGCAGTCGCCGATTTGCGGCAGTACGGCACTGTTGCGCCGACAGGTCCGTACGCGCCGCAGGTTTTGTTCGCACTCGGTGCCACGCTGTCCCGCATGGGACAGTATTCGGACGCGGCTCTCGCCTTCGAAACGTGTGCCGACCGCTTCCTGTATGCGCCGCTTGCGGATTCAGCACTCGCCGCCGCGTTACACGCGTACGTCGAGGCCGGTCAATTACCGCGCGCGGCGCGGCGCTCCGCCGAATTGCTCGCAGCGGCTGAACGAAATCCTTTCACCGATCCTCTCGTGCTGGAGGAGCGTCTCTATCTGCGGGCTCTGATGCTGGCGCGCGCCAAGGACGCCTCGCGCGCAAAAACCACCCTCACGAGGTACATCAACGAGTATCCGAAAGGCCGCCACACAGGCGACGTGTATTTTGCCCTCGGCCAGATCGCGAAGGATGAAGGTAAGACCGCGCTCGCGACGTCATATCTGCAGAAGGCCGGTTCAATCGGCAGCAATGTGCAGGCGCGCAAAGATGCCGCGGATCTGCTGCTCGGCGAGGGCCGCAACGACGAGGCCTCGCGCGAGTACGAACAGCTTGCGGCCGCCTCAGCCTCGAAGCTCGAAAAGACCTATGCGCTTTCGCGCATGATTGTAGCGCTGTACCGCGCGGACCGCCTCGAGGCGGCGCGAGCGAAAGTGGAGGAGTTTCGCGCAGCGTATCCCGACGCCGCATCTCTCTTCGAGGAATTCGAAGTGGAGCGCGGCCGCCTGCTTTTCCGTCAGAAAAAATATTCGGATGCGATGGACGTCTTCGAGGAAGCCGAGGATTCAGACACGCCGGAAATCGCGGCGCTTGGACTCTATTGGCAGGGCCGGGTGTTTGATGCCGAGAACAAGACGGAAAAAGCCGGCACTGCCTACGGCACGGTGTTGAAAAAATATCCGCGCGCGGCGGCCGCTGTAGATGCGTCGCTTGGTCTCGCGCGTATGGCGTTGCGTGCCGAGCAGTGGGACATCGCGTCGCAGAATTTCAAGAGCGTGGTGGAATCCGGCACCGCTCCGCAGTCGGCCGTGAAGGAATCGCTCGACGGCCTCATCGTCTGTTACGAAGAGATGAAAATGTTTGATGCGGGCGCGGAGATGGTCAAACGATTTCTCGCGCAGTGGCCGGCCGATGCATCCGCATTTCAGAAACGCATCCTCCTCGGTGAATTCTATTACCGGCTTGGGTATTACAGCCAGGCGATAGCGCATTTTGAAAGTCTGCTCGCCGAAGCTCCCGCCGACGATCAGGCGGTCATCCGCTACTCGATCGGCGACTGTTACTACTACAAGGGCGATTTCACGCAGGCGGCGCTCGAGTACCTGAAGGTGCCGTATCTGGTGGTGCGAAAAACCGAAGTTGATTGGACGGCCAGCGCCTATGATGGCGCCGCAAAGTGTTATATCAAACTCGAGAAGTTCGATCTCGCGAAGGATCTCTACCAAAAAATCATTGACACACCCGGACTCGATCAGCGCTTCAAAGCACAGGCGGCGAAGGAGATTGAGAAGCTGAACAATCGGTAGGTGGGGTAGATGGTGGATGATTGCTTGGCCGAGTGAGCGGGATCCGGTCGATGTGTATGAGGAGACAGGATGAAGGAGACAGGAGCAGAAGCTGGCTGAGGGATTGGGGAGCGGGTTGACCGAGTTATCCCGTTGTCTCGTTCTCGATGATCTGATCGAGGGTTTGGCGTCTGCGGGCGACGAACCAGGATCCGTCCTGCACCGCCACCT is a genomic window of Ignavibacteriota bacterium containing:
- a CDS encoding aminoacyl-histidine dipeptidase → MPTLLDLQPALIWKHFHGLTTVPHPSKKEEKILAYLKKLIEDLGYAWEQDETGNLLVRKPATPGYENAPTVLIQGHVDMVCEKNKGTEHDFDNDPIKAYVDGDWVTADGTTLGADNGIGVAAGLAVLESKDLVHGPMEFLFTVDEETGLTGAKGLKPGFVKSDVMLNLDSEEDGALYVGCSGGMDSAGVLALTMENAPAGYAAVEIMVSGLKGGHSGLDIHTGRGNAIKFLGRTLATLGKDADLRLSTISGGSKRNAIPREAECVVYLPAAAAADAPAKAAELTTLFLNEIGTVEPGLSVTAKTTNGNGRVIAASQQKTFLDTIFALPHGVLKMSADIPGLVETSTNLATVVMENEELVIGTSQRSSVESEKFDAVDMVTAVFRLANLRVVLGDGYPGWKPNMQSLALKTVKAAHAQLFGHEPEIKAIHAGLECGLIGEVYPKLDMISFGPTIQGAHSPDERLEIATVDKFWKLVVATLENIAKGAVA
- a CDS encoding tetratricopeptide repeat protein, with the translated sequence MTRTAYTFLIAVMVFTLVRPTHVHAQDTRENADFKLALGLYNDKLYAQAEDQLKAFVEKYPSTTLGAEARFTLGNVQLKLKKWGDARATFQDFPIRFPEHSKAPDALWNLGDVFAIERRWADAGSAYARLKTFYPKNRRAAEALMQASRMFTKAGDVENARLVLNAIILEYPQSDLVMEANYAIGLLSIHAGEGERAIQELTRVQNQAAQPAMKARATVAIGRAYAQLGNATEAELRFRDVMTNASKTEAAFEAALRLSDLQRDQRRHTDAANGYDAIASNSAAPAEIRALASQGAAENAYASGDFATAARLYGALVAAVPEDGLADPQLLSRAAAAARKAGDHATAGRLLEQLMADTLSGMDRRLLLVDLAANAREGGNPARAVYYYQTYLDRHGDDPGAPLATLLLAGVYESAYKNPARAAETYLALLHRYGASAVADRAQLGYGRSLEALGKFDDAAEVYAALPAQFPGSAVVEEARLRARDIARFRPGSNAQALPSLVAALAALRDNPSGASVDVALGRLYLEQLKDFDAAERAFAAAAAKASGADADWAAYGRALAALRRAQKNQTPRADAERQLADFVRDRQSSPLRDAAALELYTSRSEGAGSVLVLEAAAAFLAANPGIRANEVKLDYAIALQRSGRDADAEKECTALISAAGDDPSGQGALYARGLARAAQKKFPEAVADLRQYGTVAPTGPYAPQVLFALGATLSRMGQYSDAALAFETCADRFLYAPLADSALAAALHAYVEAGQLPRAARRSAELLAAAERNPFTDPLVLEERLYLRALMLARAKDASRAKTTLTRYINEYPKGRHTGDVYFALGQIAKDEGKTALATSYLQKAGSIGSNVQARKDAADLLLGEGRNDEASREYEQLAAASASKLEKTYALSRMIVALYRADRLEAARAKVEEFRAAYPDAASLFEEFEVERGRLLFRQKKYSDAMDVFEEAEDSDTPEIAALGLYWQGRVFDAENKTEKAGTAYGTVLKKYPRAAAAVDASLGLARMALRAEQWDIASQNFKSVVESGTAPQSAVKESLDGLIVCYEEMKMFDAGAEMVKRFLAQWPADASAFQKRILLGEFYYRLGYYSQAIAHFESLLAEAPADDQAVIRYSIGDCYYYKGDFTQAALEYLKVPYLVVRKTEVDWTASAYDGAAKCYIKLEKFDLAKDLYQKIIDTPGLDQRFKAQAAKEIEKLNNR